CCCCGAAGTCCGCAAAACCCTCGCCGGCATCACCACCGCCACCATCACCACGGTCCTGCTGAAGAAGGGCCTGCGCAACGTGTGGATGCGCGGGGCGCGGCCGCTGCGCCCTGGACTGCCGCGGCTGGTCGGGCCGGCATTCACGCTGCGCTTCGTGCCGGCGCGCGAGGATCTGGCGACGCCGGAATCCTGGTCGTCGCCGATCTCGACCCGCACCGCGATCGAGGCGATGCCTGACGGTTGCATCGCCGTGGTCGACGCCATGGGCATCACCGATGCCGGCATCTTCGGCGACATTCTCTGCGCGCGCATGGTCAAGCGCGGCGTCACCGCGCTCGTCACTGACGGCGTCGTGCGTGACGTCGAGGGCGTGCTCGGCACTAACCTGCCGGTCTGGTGCGACGGCTATGCAGCGCCGCCGTCGGTCGCTGGCCTCACCTTCGTCGGCTGGGGCGAGCCGATCGGCTGTGGCGGCGTCGCGGTCTTCCCGAACGACATCGTCGTTGCCGACCAGGACGGCTGCGTGCTGATCCCGCAGGCGATGCTCGATCACGTGCTCAACGAGGGTGTCGAGCAGGAACGCATGGAAGCCTGGATCGTCAACGAGGTAAACAACGGCGCCGTGCTGCCGGGCCTCTATCCCATGAACGCCGAGACCAAGGCGCGCTACGCCGCCAGCAAGAAGTAACAGGAAGCGAGGACCCCAATGGAGATCACCGTCGCAGGCACACGGCCGACCCGCCGCGCGCCCAAGGAAAATTTTACGGGCACCGTGTGGCAGGACCCCGTCATCATGGCGCCCGCGCCGGCACGGCTGAACTGCTCGCGCGTGGCGTTCGAGCCGGGTGCCCGCACCAACTGGCATCACCATCCGCTCGGGCAGACGCTCTACGTCATCTCCGGCGTCGGTCGCGTCCAGTCCAAGGGCGGTCCTGTCAGGGAGATCCGTCCCGGTGACACCGTCTGGATTCCGCCGGGCGAGTTGCACTGGCATGGCGCGTCGCCGGCCAACGGCATGTGCCACATCGCCATGCAGGAAGCGCTCGATGGCGTCTACTCGACCTGGCTCGAGCCGGTGACCGACGCGGAGTATGGGGCCGCGCTCGGCTAAAGCTCTCGTGTCCCGGACAAGACTCATCGCCCCAAGGTGATGCATCGTCGATCCGGGACAGGGCATCTCACATCCGCTCAGCCGTCCAGGTGCCCGTGCACATGGCGCCGCGCCAGGTGCCGGAGCCGGATGTGCCGCTGAGCCGGCCGAAGCCAACGGCACGCTTGATGCCGGTGCTCAAGGTAACGTTGATGCTGCCGGCATCGGCGACGCGGCCCGATGCCGTCACCGCGGCGCTGCTCGATGCAATCTGACCGTTGTTGATTCCGATCGCGACGGTCGCGCCGTTGCCGCAGGCCTCGCTCGAGGAGGCGATGCGAACATTCCATGCGCCGTCGAAGGTGCTCGTCGCAGCACCTGCCTGGGTAAGGGGGAAGGCGATGGCGACAATGATGGCGAACAGAGCCTTGCGAAAACCGTTCATGGCACGCCCCTGCGGTTGATCATGCGGGGATCGTGACATGCGTGTGGAACCGGCGATGTGAGGGCTGTCACGTGCGCACGAGGCTGTGTGAGCTTGCGCACCTCGCGCCGACGCGGCCCGCAAAAGGAAAGGGGCCCGCATCGCGAGCCCCTTGTCTCCGTCAGAACGATCAGCCCGAATTCAGTTCACCCGGGTCCAGGTCTGGCCGCCGCAGAACATGCCGCCAAAGGCGCAGCCCTGCACACGCAACCGATCGGTCCCCTTCATCGCGATCGTCGAATCGTAGGTCGAGCCGGAGTCGGGGTCGAGGATGCGGCCTGACCATTTCTGGTCCTTGCCCGGCTTCATATTGATCAGCACCTGCTCGCCGTTCTGGTTCGATTTGCTGTCGACCGAGTAGCCGCAGAGATTGTTGCCACATTGCTCGATGCGGACCTTGCCCTCCTTCTCTTCGGTGAGCCAGACGCCGAGCGGTGAATTGACATCGCGGGTGGGGGCGGTTGCCGGAGCCGGCGTGGCCGCGGCCGCCTGAACGGGCGCGGGCGCCGGGGCGGGTGGCGGAGGCGGCGCCGGTGGCGCGGCAGCCACGGCCGGAGCGGGCGGTGGCGTCACGGCGGGCGGGGCCTGCTGCTCGGCGGGGGCAACGGCCGGAGGCGGCGCGGGCGGCGGCTGCACCGCCGTGTCCGCCGGCGTGTTGTTGGCGGTCGCGGCCGGCTGAGGAGCCGGAGGCGGCGATGCTGGCGGCGGCGCTACGGCCGCAGCCGCGGGCGCCTGCGCGGCCGCGGGCGGCGGGGCGACCGGAGCGGGGGCAGGTGCCGGAGCAGCCGGCGTTTGCGGTTCGACGGTCGCCTGCTGCGGGGCCTGCTGGCTCGGGCTCGTCTCGTTCTTCTTGGCCTTCTTGGCCTTGCCCTGGCCGGTGTTGTCGTAGACGCCGGGAATCTGCACCGTACCGCGGTCGGGATCGATGCGGATGGTGCGCCCGCCATATTCGAAGGTGTATTGCGCTTGAGCAGCGGTGCTCGCCAAAAGGAATGCGGCCGTGGCCAACAGCTTCCTCATTTTGCATCTCCTGGGCAGATGGTCCCCGGACCGACGCTTACGCCCCGGCTCGATCTTCAAAAGTGATCTAGATCACTGTTCTCGGTATGAGTCGTGCTCGCGCTGACCTTGGTTCAATAACGCCGAACTCGGTCCAGAGTTGGACGGTGCTGGCCGCAGCGATGACGCGGGAAGCCGTGCCTGGACGAGCGCAGGGGTGGCCCGTAAGTTCGCTGTGGTTGAAGAAATCTACCGGGACACGCACAACGGCGACTGCGACACTTCGGAGTGAATCATGCTTGGACGAGGGCTTTGCCAAACGCTTGTGATTGCGGCCTGTTGTCTTGTCGCGGCTGCGGTGCAGGCGGCCGGGATCCGCTTCATCGACGTGCCGGCGGAGGCCGGCGGGTCCGCACTGGCGGGCGTGGTGTGGACACCTTGCGCAGCCAGGGGCGTGGCGAACGAGGGCGCCGCCTTGCCGGGCGTCGTGAGGTGTCCGATCGACGGCAATCGATTGCCCTTGATCGTCATCTCGCATGGGCGGCGCGGTTCGTTCCTGGCGCATAGCGACACTGCGGCCGCGCTGGCCGATGCCGGCTTCGTGGTCGCCGCCATCAATCATCCCGGCGACACGGCCAAGGATAGCAGCCGGACCGACGAGTTCTCCGTATTGCTTGAGCGTCCCGCCGACATCAAGCGGCTCACGGATTTCATGCTCGGCCCCTGGGAGAATGCAGCGGTCGTGGATGTCAGACGGATTGGCCTGTTCGGGTTCTCGCGCGGCGCCTATACCGGACTCGTCGTGGTCGGCGGCAATCCCGATTTCGGCGCCTTGGCTGCCTTCTGCGAGAAAGCGGCAGCCTCGACGCAGAAATGCCAGGACGTTCGCGCGGGCAGGGTCCCCACCGATGCGCCCGTTCACGATCCTCGTATCAGAGCCGCCATATTGGCGGATCCACCGCTCCTTGACGGCCTCTTCACCCGCGAACGCCTTTCCGGCGTCACGATGCCGATCCTCCTGTGGCGGTCCGCGCTCGGTGGCGACGGCGTGGCGCCCGAAGGCATCGATGCGCTGGCGCAGCTTCTTCCTGTTCGCCCCGACTACCGCATCGTGCCGAATTCCTCGCATTTCTCCTTTGTTATTCCGTGCCCACCCAAACTCGCCGAAACCGCGCCGGTCCTATGCACCGATCCTCCGGGGTTCGATCGGCGGGCGTTTCATCGCGAGTTCAATGACGCGGCCGTGGCCTTCTTCCGCATGCACCTGAGAGCGGCCGAGGACGGACACGACTGATCGCCGGCTGCGCGCCTAATCGAACCAGGCCGCGTAGATCTTCCTGTAGCTGCCGTCTTCCATCGAAATGTGCAGCCATTGGTCGACGAAGGCCTTCAGCGCCATGTCGCGCTGGAGCCAGTAGGCCTTCTCGGAGAAGTCGAACGGCTTTTCGGGATGCACCGCGCAGAGCACGCCAGCGTGCTGCTTCTGCTGGTAGCGCGTCTCGGACGCGTCCGTCATCATCAAATCGGCGTTGCCCTTGGCAATCTCGTCGAAGATCACGGTGTTGTCGGCGAAGACCGTGATCTCGGCATCCTTGATGTTGGCGCGGGCGAAGCGCTCGTTGGTGCCGCCGGGATTGACGATGACGCGGGTGCCCTTCTTGTCGATGTCGGCGATGCTCTGATACTTGCCGACGTCGGCACAGCGCGCGATCGGCGTCTTGCCCTCGCGCATGATCGGCGTGGAGAAGAAGCCCTTCTTCTGCCGGTCGAGCGTGACCGAGACGCCGCCCATGGCGATGTCGAACTGGTCGGCTTCGAAATCCTTCATCAGCTTCGGCCAGGCCGTCGGCACGAACTCGACCTTGACGCCGAGCGCCTTGCCGAGAGCTTGCGCCATGTCGACGTCGAAGCCGTTGAACTGCTGCGTGGTCTTGTCCAGAAAAGTGAAGGGCTTGTAGTCGCCGGTCATGCCGACGCGCAGGGTGCCGCGCTTGACGATCTCATCGAGGCGCGAGGGCGCCGGCTGCTGTGCATGCGCCGAGACATTCACCAGCAACGCCACGGCCAAAGCCGTCAAGATTCGACCGATCATCTCTTTTCCACCCATGCCCGAGCTGTCATTGTGCAGCTCTCTTGAGGTGTGGATTTAGACCAGATGCCCGCTGCTGGCGAGGCGGAAGTGAAGGGAATTCAGGGGTGACGATCTCGATGTACGAGGCCTCGGTCGGCCTCTTCGTGCCTTACTTGCGCAACCTGTCCGGACTGCTCGACAAGGGCGTGGCTTATGCCGAGGCCCGCAAGTTCAACCCGTCGGTCCTGCTCGGCATGCGAATGGCGCCGAACATGTACGATCTTGCGCAACAGGTCGGCGAGGCCTGCCGCCATGCCGTGGTCGCCCCGGCTTTGCTGGCTGAACGCGAGCCGGTCGCGCTGCCGGTGCTCGAGCACGACATGGCCGGGCTTCAGGCGCGCATCGCGACGTCAATCGAGTTCATCGAGAGCCTGCCGCGCGCCGAGATTGACGCGTCCACTGAACGGAATGTCTTCTTCAGGCTGAAGAACGGCACCGAGCTGCCCTTCACCGGGCGGACGTTGCTGCTGACCTTCAGCGTCCCTCAGTTCTTCTTCCACGTCACGACGGCCTACGACCTCTTGCGGCACGCGGGCGTTGAGCTCGTGAAGAAGGATTATCTCGGAAGGAAGTAGGGCATGAGCCGACTGGGGATCATGCCCGGGCTTCGGGCTACTTAAGCTTCGCCCTTGCGCTCATAGTCGGCGAGCGAGCTGCGGCCGGCGATCTCGCTGCGCAGCTCTTCGAAGCGACGGTGCGCCTCGTCCTCGTGCTCGTCGACGAAGCGCACGGCGGCCTCGCTCGTCATCGGGCCGCTGACCACAGGCGCGGACTGCTCGCCGATGGTCTCGTGGACGTAGAACTGGTCGTCATCGCCGCGATGGACCGTCCATTTGAGGCGGATCGCGACCATCGGGCCGGGGCCGACCTTGCTGTAGCCGTCGGCATCGGTGTGCTCCGGCACCAGCGGCTGCTCCTCGACCACCGGATGTTCGTCGACAGCGGGCTGCTCGTCGGCGGCCATGTGCTCACCTTCACCGGCAACCACCATTTCGGTCTCCGTCTCGCGAACGACGAGAACGTGTTCGGGGTGCTCCAGAATGCTGGCGATGGTCGCCAGCGTGTGGTCGGTCGGGTCGATCTCTGCCAAGGGTCCATCCTCCAGCTCGACGCGCCGGTCAGTCTGTCCCACCGCCGTCGCGCTTCCAGCTTATTATTACGCGCGTCGGATTAAGGCTGAGTTGGGGCCCGATCTGCACCAAAATGGGACGCTTTCTTGCCATCCGAAGGCGGGGCGGAAGCATGATCCGGAAAAGTGCGCAGCAGTTGTCCGCAAAGATCCGGCTCAAATAATCATCTAAAGTGCGATGAGGGCTCATCGCGCTTTGGCCGCCCGCTCCTTGGTTCGTTCAGCCCAGCACGTCCTGATTGATGATGTTCTGGCGGATGGGATCGCCGTCCAGCACACTCAGGATGTTGCGCGCGGTCTGCTCGCTCATGCGGCTCACCGCCTCGACGGTGACGCCGGCCACGTGCGGAGCCATGATGACGTTGGGCAGCGCGAACAGTGCGTTGCTGACCGGCGGCGGCTCCACCTCGAACACGTCGATGCCGGCGCCCGCGATCTTTCCGGAGACCAGGGCGTTATACAGCGCCGTCTCCTTTACGATACCGCCGCGCGCGGTGTTGATGAGATAGGATTTCGATTTCATCCGGCCGATCCGCGCTGCATCGAACAGGCCGACCGTTTCAGGCGTCTTCGGGCAGTGGATGGTGACGAAATCAGCCTGGGGCAGCGCCGCGTCGAGGTCGGCGACGGGTTCGCATCCGGCGGCCTTGATCTCGGCGGCGGGCTTGTAGGGGTCGTAGACCTGCACGTTCATTTCCATCGCCAGACAGCGCTTGGCGGTGCGACTTCCGATGCGGCCGAAGCCGACGATCAGCACAGTCTTGCCGTAGAGGTCGAACGGCAGCATGCCGAGCCGGTTGGCCCACTGGCCGTCCTTGACGCAGGCGTGCATCTCATTGGCGCGCTTGGCCAGCGTCAGCATCATGAACAGCGCGTGCTCGGCGACCGAGGGCGAGTTCGCGCTGCCCGCGACCATCAGCGGCACCTTGCGGCGGGAGAGGGCAGGCACGTCGACGGCGTCGTAGCCGACGCCGATCCGCGTCACCACCTTCATGTCGCGGGACGCCTCGAGCTCAGTCTCGCCGAAGGCGGTTGCGCCGAGCGCCACGCCATGGACCGGGGCGTGGCTCTTCAGCAGGGCCTCGAAATCCTTCGCCGAGATCAGATTTGGAAACTCGACGAGCTCGATATCATCGCGCTGGGAGAGGAGGGCGCGTGCCCCTTGCGACAAAGTTTGCGTAACGAAAATCTTCTTCTTGTTGGTCGCCATCGTCCCCTGCCTGCGCGAGTTTCTTGTCCGGCCATCACAGTACGACGCCGGACGCCTCGTTTAGCAGGTGCATGTTGTTGAGGTCCATCGCCAAACGCATAGGTGCCCCGTCCTTGGCGCCGGCATTGGGATCGACGCGGCCGCAGATCGGCGTGCCCTCGAGCCCGAAATAGACCAGGGTCTCCATCCCCATCGGCTCGGTGACGTCAAGCACGGTCTCGAAAGTTTCGACGCCGGGCCCGAGATGCGCATGCGACTCGGTGAGATGCTCGGGCCGGATGCCGAGCAGCAGCTGGTCGGTGCGCGGCAGCGCGTTGTAGCGCGCGGCGCGGGCCGGCGGCAGCGCAAAGGCGATGCGGTCGGTCAGGCGGATCTGGAGCGTGCCGCCGACATCCTCGAGCCGGCACGGGATGAAGTTCATCGCGGGCGAGCCGATGAAGCCCGCGACGAAGCGCGTCGCCGGCTTGTGGTAGAGCTCGTTCGGCGTGCCGATCTGCTCGATGCGGCCCTTGTTCATCACCACGACGCGGTCGGCCAGCGTCATCGCCTCGACCTGATCATGGGTGACATAGACCGTCGTGGTGCGCACTTTCTGGTGCACCTTCTTGATCTCGATCCGCATCTGCACGCGCAGCTTGGCGTCGAGATTGGACAGCGGCTCGTCGAACAGGAAGACCTTCGGATTGCGCACGATGGCCCGCCCCATCGCGACGCGCTGGCGCTGGCCGCCGGAGAGCTGCTTCGGCTTGCGGTCGATCAGGTCGGTGATGTCGAGGAGGCGTGCGGCCTCCGTCACCCGGGCCTTGATCTCGGCCTTCGGATAGTGCTTCAGGCGCAGCCCGAACGACATGTTCTCCGCCACCGTCATGTGCGGATAGAGCGCGTAGTTCTGGAACACCATGGCGATGTCGCGGTCCTTCGGCGGCACGTCGTT
This genomic stretch from Bradyrhizobium sp. CCGB12 harbors:
- a CDS encoding ribonuclease activity regulator RraA, with product MSLSPEVRKTLAGITTATITTVLLKKGLRNVWMRGARPLRPGLPRLVGPAFTLRFVPAREDLATPESWSSPISTRTAIEAMPDGCIAVVDAMGITDAGIFGDILCARMVKRGVTALVTDGVVRDVEGVLGTNLPVWCDGYAAPPSVAGLTFVGWGEPIGCGGVAVFPNDIVVADQDGCVLIPQAMLDHVLNEGVEQERMEAWIVNEVNNGAVLPGLYPMNAETKARYAASKK
- a CDS encoding cupin domain-containing protein — its product is MEITVAGTRPTRRAPKENFTGTVWQDPVIMAPAPARLNCSRVAFEPGARTNWHHHPLGQTLYVISGVGRVQSKGGPVREIRPGDTVWIPPGELHWHGASPANGMCHIAMQEALDGVYSTWLEPVTDAEYGAALG
- a CDS encoding DUF2147 domain-containing protein, which produces MRKLLATAAFLLASTAAQAQYTFEYGGRTIRIDPDRGTVQIPGVYDNTGQGKAKKAKKNETSPSQQAPQQATVEPQTPAAPAPAPAPVAPPPAAAQAPAAAAVAPPPASPPPAPQPAATANNTPADTAVQPPPAPPPAVAPAEQQAPPAVTPPPAPAVAAAPPAPPPPPAPAPAPVQAAAATPAPATAPTRDVNSPLGVWLTEEKEGKVRIEQCGNNLCGYSVDSKSNQNGEQVLINMKPGKDQKWSGRILDPDSGSTYDSTIAMKGTDRLRVQGCAFGGMFCGGQTWTRVN
- a CDS encoding dienelactone hydrolase, producing the protein MPAEAGGSALAGVVWTPCAARGVANEGAALPGVVRCPIDGNRLPLIVISHGRRGSFLAHSDTAAALADAGFVVAAINHPGDTAKDSSRTDEFSVLLERPADIKRLTDFMLGPWENAAVVDVRRIGLFGFSRGAYTGLVVVGGNPDFGALAAFCEKAAASTQKCQDVRAGRVPTDAPVHDPRIRAAILADPPLLDGLFTRERLSGVTMPILLWRSALGGDGVAPEGIDALAQLLPVRPDYRIVPNSSHFSFVIPCPPKLAETAPVLCTDPPGFDRRAFHREFNDAAVAFFRMHLRAAEDGHD
- a CDS encoding transporter substrate-binding domain-containing protein, yielding MIGRILTALAVALLVNVSAHAQQPAPSRLDEIVKRGTLRVGMTGDYKPFTFLDKTTQQFNGFDVDMAQALGKALGVKVEFVPTAWPKLMKDFEADQFDIAMGGVSVTLDRQKKGFFSTPIMREGKTPIARCADVGKYQSIADIDKKGTRVIVNPGGTNERFARANIKDAEITVFADNTVIFDEIAKGNADLMMTDASETRYQQKQHAGVLCAVHPEKPFDFSEKAYWLQRDMALKAFVDQWLHISMEDGSYRKIYAAWFD
- a CDS encoding DUF1993 family protein; amino-acid sequence: MYEASVGLFVPYLRNLSGLLDKGVAYAEARKFNPSVLLGMRMAPNMYDLAQQVGEACRHAVVAPALLAEREPVALPVLEHDMAGLQARIATSIEFIESLPRAEIDASTERNVFFRLKNGTELPFTGRTLLLTFSVPQFFFHVTTAYDLLRHAGVELVKKDYLGRK
- a CDS encoding hydroxyacid dehydrogenase → MATNKKKIFVTQTLSQGARALLSQRDDIELVEFPNLISAKDFEALLKSHAPVHGVALGATAFGETELEASRDMKVVTRIGVGYDAVDVPALSRRKVPLMVAGSANSPSVAEHALFMMLTLAKRANEMHACVKDGQWANRLGMLPFDLYGKTVLIVGFGRIGSRTAKRCLAMEMNVQVYDPYKPAAEIKAAGCEPVADLDAALPQADFVTIHCPKTPETVGLFDAARIGRMKSKSYLINTARGGIVKETALYNALVSGKIAGAGIDVFEVEPPPVSNALFALPNVIMAPHVAGVTVEAVSRMSEQTARNILSVLDGDPIRQNIINQDVLG
- a CDS encoding ABC transporter ATP-binding protein, producing MADVALRKVVKRYDDVEAVRGIDLDIADHEFIVLVGPSGCGKSTTLRMIAGLEDISDGDIMIGGDVVNDVPPKDRDIAMVFQNYALYPHMTVAENMSFGLRLKHYPKAEIKARVTEAARLLDITDLIDRKPKQLSGGQRQRVAMGRAIVRNPKVFLFDEPLSNLDAKLRVQMRIEIKKVHQKVRTTTVYVTHDQVEAMTLADRVVVMNKGRIEQIGTPNELYHKPATRFVAGFIGSPAMNFIPCRLEDVGGTLQIRLTDRIAFALPPARAARYNALPRTDQLLLGIRPEHLTESHAHLGPGVETFETVLDVTEPMGMETLVYFGLEGTPICGRVDPNAGAKDGAPMRLAMDLNNMHLLNEASGVVL